The following are encoded in a window of Streptomyces sp. Go-475 genomic DNA:
- a CDS encoding glycosyl hydrolase 115 family protein — MAAVGAAPLLPLATAEAAPSARPDFPLVRGGTAVDVFVDAADDPAVIRAAGDLQADVERVGGVRPRLLHSVPERAALLVLVGTIGASPVIERLVRRGRLDVSRVEGRWEASVTQVVDHPLPGVDRALVIAGSDRRGTVYGVYDTSERIGVSPWYWWADVPVVRRDTVTVPAGPLKRLEPAVRYRGIFINDEQNLTTWSHRTQEPDKNIGPRTYERVFELLLRLKANYLWPAMHPYSDFFNKHRENPELAERYGIVVGSSHPEAMLRNGVHEWQPWAEEHRNPDGSLPLYDYTVNPAVISDYWRARARENASYESSWTIGMRGLHDSALETKYATTIPEKVAVMNDIIADQRRILAEEVGEAARPQIFIPYKEVLELYNAGVQVPDDVTLIWPDDNHGNMRQLPNEAERRRAGGNGIYYHLSYWGRPRSYLWLDTTQLGKVWQELRRVHDHQADRMWIFNVGDIKSIETGLSFCLDMAWDVDRWGPGNVEDFLVEWAGRQFGRRHGAEIAAIRTEYYRLAAERRPEFIDRAVFSTVHHGDEAGRRMTAYEELLERVRRLGAKLPEAYRDAYYELVEYPVHGACLMNLKYYWADRNALAVRQGRGAGTNRFADLAEAAHAEEQAITRRYNTEIAGGKWDGIVNPYPSQIPKAPGRPSVTRVPRQETSGLGLASEGNETGAERPLSFSSYTRDRRFVDVFNTGFLPLAWRAEPSHPWLRLSTAGGELTDQTRVWVEVDWARVPEGTHHPKLAFTGAGTTLEVPLRVVNDGERARRRVRGFVEAHGHVSIDAAHFESRVARGGAHWRVVRGLGRRTAAVEAVPTTAPAITDDVATRSPELRYRVRFTTTGTFPVTVFRLPSLDERGARRLAVALDDQPPSVLSGQAIATGNRGDAWARNVEEGVEKLTTRVTVSRPGEHVLRVFMVDAAMVLDQIVIDTGGLAASYLAPPESYHRP; from the coding sequence ATGGCGGCCGTGGGCGCCGCTCCCCTGCTCCCCCTCGCCACCGCCGAAGCCGCTCCCTCGGCCCGCCCCGACTTCCCCCTGGTCCGGGGCGGCACCGCGGTGGACGTCTTCGTGGACGCGGCCGACGACCCCGCCGTCATCCGCGCGGCCGGCGACCTCCAGGCGGACGTGGAACGGGTGGGCGGCGTACGGCCACGGCTGCTCCACTCCGTGCCCGAACGGGCCGCGCTCCTCGTCCTGGTGGGGACGATCGGCGCGAGCCCGGTGATCGAGCGGCTCGTCCGCCGCGGACGCCTGGACGTCTCCCGGGTCGAGGGCCGCTGGGAGGCGTCCGTCACCCAGGTCGTGGACCACCCGCTGCCCGGCGTGGACCGCGCCCTGGTCATCGCGGGCAGCGACCGGCGCGGCACGGTCTACGGCGTCTACGACACCTCGGAGCGCATCGGCGTCTCCCCCTGGTACTGGTGGGCCGACGTCCCCGTCGTCCGCCGCGACACCGTGACGGTCCCGGCCGGCCCCCTCAAGCGCCTCGAACCCGCCGTCCGCTACCGCGGCATCTTCATCAACGACGAGCAGAACCTGACCACGTGGTCCCACCGCACGCAGGAGCCGGACAAGAACATCGGCCCCCGGACCTACGAGCGGGTCTTCGAGCTGCTGCTCCGCCTCAAGGCCAACTACCTCTGGCCGGCGATGCACCCGTACTCCGACTTCTTCAACAAGCACCGCGAGAACCCCGAACTGGCCGAGCGCTACGGCATCGTGGTCGGCTCCAGCCACCCCGAGGCCATGCTCCGCAACGGCGTGCACGAGTGGCAGCCGTGGGCCGAGGAGCACCGCAACCCCGACGGCAGCCTGCCGCTCTACGACTACACGGTGAACCCGGCCGTCATCTCCGACTACTGGCGGGCCCGGGCCCGCGAGAACGCCTCCTACGAGAGCAGCTGGACGATCGGCATGCGGGGCCTGCACGACTCCGCGCTGGAGACGAAGTACGCGACGACGATCCCGGAGAAGGTCGCGGTGATGAACGACATCATCGCCGACCAGCGCCGCATCCTGGCCGAGGAGGTGGGCGAAGCGGCCCGGCCGCAGATCTTCATCCCGTACAAGGAGGTCCTGGAGCTGTACAACGCGGGCGTCCAGGTCCCCGACGACGTCACGCTGATCTGGCCGGACGACAACCACGGCAACATGCGCCAGCTCCCGAACGAGGCGGAGCGCCGCCGCGCCGGCGGCAACGGCATCTACTACCACCTGTCCTACTGGGGCCGCCCCAGGAGCTATCTGTGGCTGGACACCACGCAGTTGGGCAAGGTGTGGCAGGAGCTGCGGCGGGTCCACGACCACCAGGCCGACCGGATGTGGATCTTCAACGTCGGTGACATCAAGTCGATCGAGACGGGCCTGTCCTTCTGCCTGGACATGGCGTGGGACGTGGACCGCTGGGGCCCGGGGAACGTCGAGGACTTCCTCGTGGAGTGGGCCGGGCGTCAGTTCGGCCGGCGGCACGGTGCGGAGATCGCCGCCATCCGCACGGAGTACTACCGCCTGGCGGCCGAGCGGCGCCCGGAGTTCATCGACCGGGCGGTCTTCTCGACGGTCCACCACGGCGACGAGGCGGGCCGCCGCATGACCGCCTACGAGGAGTTGCTGGAACGGGTCCGCCGGCTGGGGGCGAAGCTCCCCGAGGCCTACCGGGACGCCTACTACGAGCTGGTCGAGTACCCGGTCCACGGCGCCTGCTTGATGAACCTGAAGTACTACTGGGCGGACCGCAACGCGCTCGCCGTCCGGCAGGGCCGCGGCGCGGGGACGAACCGCTTCGCGGACCTGGCGGAGGCCGCGCACGCCGAGGAGCAGGCGATCACCCGGAGGTACAACACCGAGATCGCGGGCGGGAAGTGGGACGGCATCGTCAACCCCTACCCGTCCCAGATCCCGAAGGCCCCGGGCCGCCCCTCCGTCACGCGGGTGCCCCGGCAGGAGACCTCGGGCCTGGGCCTGGCCTCCGAGGGCAACGAGACGGGCGCCGAGCGCCCCCTGTCCTTCTCCTCCTACACCCGCGACCGCCGCTTCGTGGACGTCTTCAACACCGGCTTCCTCCCCCTGGCATGGCGGGCCGAGCCGAGCCACCCGTGGCTGCGGCTGAGCACCGCGGGCGGTGAACTCACCGACCAGACAAGGGTGTGGGTCGAGGTCGACTGGGCCCGGGTCCCGGAAGGCACGCACCACCCGAAGCTGGCCTTCACCGGCGCCGGCACGACCCTGGAGGTGCCGCTGCGGGTGGTCAACGACGGGGAGCGGGCCCGGCGGCGGGTCCGCGGCTTCGTCGAGGCCCACGGCCACGTCTCGATCGACGCGGCGCACTTCGAGAGCCGGGTGGCCCGCGGCGGAGCACACTGGCGGGTCGTCCGCGGGCTGGGCCGCCGGACGGCCGCCGTCGAGGCGGTCCCGACGACCGCTCCGGCGATCACGGACGACGTCGCCACCCGGTCACCGGAACTGCGCTACCGGGTGCGCTTCACCACGACCGGCACCTTCCCGGTGACGGTCTTCCGGCTGCCCTCCCTCGACGAGCGGGGCGCACGGCGGCTGGCGGTCGCCCTCGACGACCAGCCGCCGTCGGTCCTGTCGGGCCAGGCGATCGCCACCGGCAACCGCGGGGACGCCTGGGCCCGCAACGTGGAGGAGGGCGTCGAGAAGCTGACGACCCGGGTGACGGTGTCCAGGCCGGGTGAGCACGTGCTGCGGGTGTTCATGGTGGACGCGGCGATGGTGCTCGACCAGATCGTGATCGACACGGGCGGCCTGGCGGCCTCTTATCTGGCGCCGCCGGAGAGTTACCACCGCCCCTGA
- a CDS encoding cytochrome P450 produces the protein MFRRPLEFLKSLPAQGDLVEIRLGPQRAWMVCHPELVHRMLRDSRTFDKGGPQYERLRALMGDGVVTCPHAEHRRQRRLLQPTFRPSTVSGHTGLMAEEAASLCREWRDGQQVDVSAAMLGLTTRLISRVLLSDSLGPAATDEVRHCLAAIVRGLFVRTIVPVDALFRLPTPANRRYRRAVERVRELIDAAIAERRRGTPRDDLLGLLLAASDTEGGEPPVTDREIHDQLVSLLLTGSESPSMCLASTFSLLARHPEVERRLHAEVDTVLAGRSPDVDDLPRLVYTRSVITETLRHSPPGWLFTRVTTRETEFAGRRLPRGATVLYSPYLLHHDPASFPEPDRFRPERWLEGEAATGPNGALIPFAAGSRKCIGDLFSLAEMTVALATIAGRWRLRHPSGRIAPLRPGATLGPRSLTMICARRADAPDGAVPRAVAQVPEAAAGASGAEKAGRDGDNGVHHA, from the coding sequence TTGTTCCGTCGGCCGCTCGAGTTTCTGAAATCCCTGCCCGCGCAGGGCGATCTGGTCGAGATACGCCTCGGCCCCCAGCGCGCCTGGATGGTGTGTCACCCCGAGCTGGTCCACCGCATGCTCAGGGACTCCCGCACGTTCGACAAGGGCGGACCGCAGTACGAGAGGCTCCGGGCGCTGATGGGCGACGGCGTCGTCACCTGCCCGCACGCGGAGCACCGGCGTCAGCGCAGGCTGCTGCAACCCACCTTCCGCCCCTCCACCGTCTCCGGGCACACGGGCCTGATGGCCGAGGAGGCGGCGTCCCTGTGCCGTGAGTGGCGTGACGGCCAGCAGGTCGACGTCAGTGCGGCCATGCTGGGGCTGACGACCCGGCTGATCAGCCGTGTCCTGCTGTCCGACTCGCTCGGCCCCGCCGCGACCGACGAGGTGCGGCACTGCCTCGCCGCCATCGTCCGCGGCCTGTTCGTGCGCACGATCGTGCCGGTCGACGCCCTGTTCCGGCTTCCCACCCCGGCGAACCGCCGCTACCGGCGTGCGGTGGAGCGGGTTCGCGAGCTCATCGACGCCGCGATCGCCGAGCGCCGGCGGGGCACGCCCCGCGACGATCTGCTGGGGCTCCTGCTGGCGGCCTCGGACACCGAGGGCGGCGAGCCCCCGGTCACCGACCGAGAGATCCACGACCAGCTCGTGTCGCTCCTGCTCACCGGTTCCGAGAGCCCCTCGATGTGCCTGGCCTCCACCTTCAGCCTCCTGGCCCGGCACCCGGAGGTCGAGCGGCGGCTGCACGCGGAGGTCGACACCGTCCTCGCGGGCCGGTCGCCGGACGTCGACGACCTGCCCCGCCTGGTCTACACGCGCTCCGTCATCACCGAGACGCTGCGCCACTCCCCGCCCGGCTGGCTCTTCACGCGGGTCACGACCCGGGAGACGGAGTTCGCCGGACGCCGGCTGCCGCGGGGAGCCACCGTCCTGTACAGCCCGTACCTCCTGCACCACGACCCGGCGTCGTTCCCCGAGCCCGACCGGTTCCGGCCCGAGCGCTGGCTGGAGGGCGAGGCCGCCACCGGTCCGAACGGGGCGTTGATCCCGTTCGCGGCGGGCAGCCGCAAGTGCATCGGTGACCTGTTCTCCCTGGCCGAGATGACGGTGGCCCTCGCGACCATCGCCGGCCGCTGGCGGCTGCGTCACCCCTCCGGGCGCATCGCACCCCTGCGCCCCGGAGCGACCCTGGGACCCCGGTCCCTGACGATGATCTGCGCACGACGAGCGGACGCACCGGACGGCGCGGTGCCGCGTGCCGTCGCCCAGGTACCCGAAGCCGCGGCCGGCGCGTCCGGAGCGGAGAAAGCCGGAAGGGACGGTGACAACGGTGTCCACCACGCATGA
- a CDS encoding (-)-alpha-amorphene synthase, with translation MSTTHEEIATITQSGIPASNLVELIDARLHMPFPFRRNPHEAAAAAGVDTWLRTTGLSDEPGVPAMIAHTRPAELASYNSPDADAEILQLVAHQIAYQFVFDDRAEEVGRHRPGQLLPMLCESIAILRDGALPSTPLGAALSDLYRQIRERCTPAQAARWAWKSREYVHGLLYESVAQTHPSPIRSGLCTSIRSLTAGVEPFYPLCEAAQPHELTSAELHHPLMRRLSRLSADAAVWIPDLFSAVKEQRSGEMINLALAYQRAHQCPLPVAVTLAIRQINHTIREFERLFDEIKPELSPSGVGYVEGMAGWIRGCYYWSRTVPRYADAGRAPALR, from the coding sequence GTGTCCACCACGCATGAGGAAATCGCGACCATCACGCAGAGCGGAATTCCGGCATCCAACCTGGTGGAGCTGATCGACGCTCGTCTCCACATGCCCTTCCCGTTCCGGCGCAATCCCCACGAGGCCGCGGCCGCCGCGGGCGTCGACACCTGGCTGCGCACGACCGGCCTGAGCGACGAACCCGGGGTGCCGGCGATGATCGCCCACACGCGCCCCGCCGAACTCGCGTCCTACAACAGCCCGGACGCCGATGCGGAGATACTCCAGCTCGTCGCCCATCAGATCGCTTACCAATTCGTGTTCGACGACCGTGCCGAGGAGGTCGGCCGGCACCGGCCGGGCCAGTTGCTGCCCATGCTGTGCGAGAGCATCGCGATCCTGCGGGACGGCGCGCTCCCCAGCACCCCGCTGGGAGCGGCCCTGTCCGACCTCTACCGGCAGATCCGCGAACGGTGTACGCCCGCACAGGCCGCGCGCTGGGCGTGGAAGAGCCGTGAGTACGTGCACGGGCTGCTGTACGAATCGGTGGCGCAGACCCACCCCTCGCCCATACGGTCCGGGCTCTGCACGTCGATACGCTCCCTCACCGCGGGCGTCGAGCCCTTCTACCCGCTGTGCGAGGCCGCGCAGCCCCACGAGTTGACCTCCGCGGAGCTCCATCATCCGCTCATGCGGCGCCTGAGCCGGCTGTCGGCCGACGCGGCGGTGTGGATCCCCGACCTCTTCTCCGCCGTCAAGGAGCAGCGGTCCGGCGAAATGATCAACCTGGCCCTCGCCTACCAGCGGGCCCACCAGTGCCCCCTGCCGGTCGCCGTCACCCTGGCCATCCGGCAGATCAACCACACGATCCGCGAGTTCGAGAGGCTCTTCGACGAGATCAAACCGGAGTTGAGCCCTTCGGGCGTCGGCTATGTGGAAGGCATGGCCGGCTGGATCCGCGGCTGCTACTACTGGTCCCGCACCGTGCCGCGCTACGCGGACGCGGGGAGGGCCCCGGCCCTGCGGTGA
- a CDS encoding AAA family ATPase, with amino-acid sequence MANELRQPTPESRPLLERRKELRALDSALARLRDTVDGVPQAPRGGLLAFTGPAGMGKTALLTEARARATSEGFTVLSGRGGEKEQELALHVVRQLVQPALAPLDETQLRAFLGGWYDIVAAALGLVATPSGHVPDPTGVRDGLDWVMTRLAVKKAPVVLLLDDLHWADVQSLSWLASFAPRAVDLSMLIVVAYRPDELPREAASLQAPAADLGSRPFTLAPLSTEAVARIIRDEVGEEAEDAFCEECRAVTGGSPFEAVELAIRLGERKLKGTSEDLPAMRDLAAAVKGPGLIERLQKLGTTTVRFAYAAAVLGQAISPELASTIAAIGSTAAAEATEKLRAARILADGDGARDSLEFVHPLIATTIYRSITPSLREGMHNSAAEAVRAAGLGPAAAARHLLEVPCEGNAEAVACLREAAREALHSGAPEAARRLLTRALQEPPLPEERAVLLHELASATFLIKPTATVVHLREALAEPGIEPELRASMVYRLAQALAHTDRMAEAATVAAEEAQRTAHPRIRLRLQADHFSWSAFRTDEPDSAGRSRALARLADRLPGRGLEERYILGIRAWDAMMCGEPREKALAYAEEALRGGLSWTHENQGFEVPVSVALVFMYCDQPRRSEELFARGMAECESKGWRGSHLALGQTLSGYIRYRRGCLAEAESLVREGLSIADRVEGAVPAQWFAVGILIQTLLARGRPLAARRLADKYGYGDVIPNAVIYPDPRTVYAELLLAEGRSDEAADLLSEVGEWLESREWRNPAWCTWQLGLASALSRSAPDRAVRHAQDAVKRARDFGAASVIGQALHAQAEVTGGEAALDLHTEAVDHLQRSPAAYELARALVGHGAALARNGRLHDAADRLYQGLEGAVHCGAEGLAARARRELSAAGLRPLPLRYPQTDTLTAQERKAAERAAQGHPVAVVAKELHLTEQGVRHLLSSVYRKIGTDAGGLAEALKTFPRPRP; translated from the coding sequence ATGGCGAATGAGCTGCGGCAACCCACGCCCGAGTCCAGGCCGTTGCTCGAGCGTCGCAAGGAGCTCCGGGCACTCGACTCGGCCCTGGCCCGCCTGCGTGACACCGTCGACGGCGTGCCCCAGGCGCCGCGCGGCGGGCTGCTCGCCTTCACCGGTCCGGCCGGCATGGGCAAGACCGCCCTGCTGACCGAGGCCCGGGCCCGCGCCACGTCGGAGGGGTTCACCGTGCTGTCGGGCCGGGGCGGCGAGAAGGAACAGGAACTGGCGCTCCACGTGGTGCGCCAGCTCGTCCAGCCCGCTCTGGCACCGCTGGACGAGACCCAACTGCGTGCGTTCCTGGGCGGCTGGTACGACATCGTCGCCGCCGCGCTGGGTCTGGTCGCGACGCCGAGCGGCCATGTGCCGGACCCGACCGGGGTTCGTGACGGTCTCGACTGGGTGATGACGCGCCTCGCGGTGAAGAAGGCGCCGGTGGTCCTGCTCCTGGACGACCTGCACTGGGCGGACGTCCAGTCGTTGAGCTGGCTCGCCTCCTTCGCGCCCCGGGCCGTGGACCTGTCGATGCTGATCGTCGTGGCGTACCGGCCCGACGAGCTGCCGCGCGAGGCGGCCTCCCTCCAGGCGCCCGCCGCCGACCTGGGGAGCCGTCCCTTCACCCTGGCGCCGCTCAGCACCGAGGCCGTCGCACGGATCATCCGGGACGAGGTGGGCGAGGAGGCCGAGGACGCGTTCTGCGAGGAATGCCGGGCGGTCACCGGAGGGAGCCCGTTCGAGGCCGTCGAACTCGCCATCAGGCTCGGCGAGCGCAAGCTGAAGGGCACCAGCGAGGACCTGCCCGCCATGCGTGACCTGGCCGCCGCGGTGAAGGGGCCCGGGCTGATCGAGCGTCTGCAGAAACTCGGCACGACCACGGTCCGTTTCGCCTACGCGGCGGCCGTCCTCGGTCAGGCCATCTCGCCGGAACTGGCGTCCACGATCGCGGCGATCGGCAGCACGGCCGCGGCCGAGGCGACGGAGAAGCTGCGGGCCGCCCGGATCCTGGCCGACGGCGACGGGGCCCGGGACAGCCTGGAGTTCGTCCACCCGCTGATCGCCACCACGATCTACCGGTCCATCACGCCCAGCCTGCGGGAAGGGATGCACAACTCGGCCGCGGAGGCCGTGCGGGCCGCCGGGCTCGGCCCCGCCGCCGCGGCCCGGCATCTGCTGGAGGTCCCCTGCGAGGGCAACGCCGAGGCCGTCGCCTGTCTGCGGGAGGCCGCCCGTGAGGCACTGCACTCCGGTGCCCCGGAAGCGGCCCGGCGTCTGCTGACCAGGGCCCTGCAGGAGCCGCCGCTGCCGGAGGAACGCGCCGTGCTGCTCCACGAACTGGCCTCCGCGACCTTCCTCATCAAGCCCACGGCCACCGTCGTCCATCTGCGCGAGGCGCTGGCCGAGCCCGGCATCGAACCCGAGCTGCGCGCCTCGATGGTGTACCGGCTGGCCCAGGCGCTGGCCCACACCGACCGGATGGCGGAGGCCGCGACGGTGGCGGCCGAGGAGGCACAGCGGACCGCCCACCCCAGGATCCGGCTGCGGCTCCAGGCCGACCACTTCAGCTGGAGCGCGTTCCGCACCGACGAGCCGGACTCGGCCGGCCGTTCGCGGGCGCTCGCCCGGCTGGCCGACCGTCTGCCCGGCCGTGGTCTGGAGGAGCGTTACATCCTCGGGATCCGGGCCTGGGACGCCATGATGTGCGGCGAGCCCCGGGAGAAGGCCCTCGCGTACGCCGAGGAGGCGCTGCGCGGCGGACTGAGCTGGACCCACGAGAACCAGGGTTTCGAGGTGCCCGTGTCGGTCGCCCTGGTGTTCATGTACTGCGACCAGCCGCGGCGGTCCGAGGAACTGTTCGCGCGGGGCATGGCGGAGTGCGAGTCGAAGGGCTGGCGCGGTTCGCATCTGGCTCTGGGGCAGACGCTCTCCGGGTACATCCGGTACCGCCGTGGCTGCCTGGCCGAGGCGGAGAGCCTGGTGCGGGAGGGCCTGAGCATCGCCGACCGGGTGGAGGGCGCGGTACCCGCGCAGTGGTTCGCCGTGGGCATCCTGATCCAGACCCTGCTGGCCCGCGGTCGCCCCCTGGCGGCCCGCCGGCTCGCCGACAAGTACGGCTACGGGGACGTCATCCCGAACGCCGTGATCTATCCCGACCCGCGCACCGTGTACGCCGAGCTGCTCCTGGCGGAGGGCCGGTCCGACGAGGCCGCTGACCTGCTGTCGGAGGTCGGTGAGTGGCTGGAGAGCCGGGAGTGGCGCAATCCGGCCTGGTGCACCTGGCAGTTGGGCCTGGCCTCCGCACTGTCCCGCAGCGCTCCCGACCGGGCCGTGCGCCACGCGCAGGACGCCGTGAAGCGGGCCCGGGACTTCGGCGCGGCATCGGTGATCGGCCAGGCGCTGCACGCCCAGGCGGAGGTGACGGGCGGCGAGGCGGCTCTCGATCTGCACACGGAGGCCGTCGACCATCTGCAGCGGTCACCGGCGGCGTACGAACTGGCCCGCGCCCTGGTCGGCCACGGTGCCGCGCTGGCCCGCAACGGCCGGCTGCACGACGCCGCCGACCGCTTGTACCAGGGCCTGGAAGGCGCGGTGCACTGCGGTGCGGAGGGGCTGGCGGCCCGGGCCCGGCGGGAACTGTCCGCCGCCGGTCTGCGGCCGCTGCCCCTGCGCTACCCGCAGACGGACACGCTCACCGCCCAGGAGCGCAAGGCGGCCGAGAGGGCGGCGCAGGGCCATCCCGTGGCGGTGGTCGCGAAGGAACTGCACCTGACCGAGCAGGGTGTGCGGCACTTGCTCTCCTCCGTGTACCGCAAGATCGGCACGGACGCGGGGGGTCTTGCCGAGGCGCTGAAGACGTTCCCCCGGCCGCGGCCCTGA